The proteins below come from a single Pedobacter aquae genomic window:
- a CDS encoding RrF2 family transcriptional regulator, translating into MLTKKTKYAVKALIALARSEDNKPMLIAEIAKNEGLPKRFLEAILLDLKRGQILGSRMGAGGGYFLMKPASEIMVSSIIRILDGPIALLPCVSLNFYQRCEECKDEVTCSIREMMQKVREATVGIMDNTSVADLVRREKEMLGSL; encoded by the coding sequence TTGTTAACCAAAAAAACTAAATACGCAGTAAAAGCACTAATTGCACTCGCTAGAAGTGAGGATAATAAACCCATGTTAATTGCAGAAATTGCAAAAAATGAAGGTTTACCCAAAAGATTTTTAGAAGCTATTTTATTGGATTTAAAACGTGGACAAATTTTAGGTAGCAGAATGGGAGCTGGTGGTGGTTACTTTTTAATGAAGCCAGCATCAGAAATTATGGTGTCTTCTATTATTAGGATTTTAGATGGTCCAATTGCCCTATTACCTTGCGTAAGCTTAAATTTTTATCAGCGTTGTGAGGAATGTAAAGATGAGGTTACTTGCAGTATACGCGAAATGATGCAAAAAGTAAGAGAAGCTACCGTAGGCATCATGGATAATACCAGTGTTGCCGATTTGGTAAGAAGAGAAAAAGAAATGTTAGGAAGTTTATAA
- the guaB gene encoding IMP dehydrogenase — translation MQLDPHKFLAEGLTYDDVLLVPAYSEVLPREVDTSTYLTKKIKLNVPIVSAAMDTVTDANLAIAIAQAGGIGILHKNMSIEAQADEVRKVKRSESGMIQDPVTLQEDAKVADAFKIMKEYQIGGIPVVSVDNVLVGIITNRDLRFQKDMDRNITEVMTKDNLVTAPEGTTLGQAEIILQDYKIEKLPVISKDGKLSGLITFKDIQKFKNFPKACKDEHGRLRVGAAVGVTPDALDRVKALVKSGVDVIAIDTAHGHSKGVIDKLKEVKAVFPDLQIIAGNVATAEGAKALADAGADAVKVGIGPGSICTTRIIAGVGVPQLYAVYEAAKGLAGTGVPVIADGGIKHTGDIAKAIAAGAGSIMAGSLFAGVEESPGETIIYEGRKFKSYRGMGSVEAMEQGSKDRYFQDVEDDIKKLVPEGIVGRVPYKGTLMEVMHQYVGGLRASMGYCGAKDIETLQKAQFVKITASGIRESHPHDITITKEAPNYSR, via the coding sequence ATGCAATTAGATCCACATAAATTTTTAGCCGAAGGTTTAACCTATGATGATGTACTTTTAGTACCGGCTTATTCAGAAGTTTTACCACGTGAAGTTGATACCTCAACTTATCTTACCAAGAAAATAAAGCTTAACGTTCCTATTGTTTCTGCGGCTATGGATACCGTTACAGACGCTAACCTTGCTATTGCTATAGCACAGGCTGGGGGAATTGGTATTCTACACAAAAACATGAGTATTGAAGCTCAGGCTGATGAAGTACGTAAAGTAAAAAGATCAGAAAGTGGGATGATACAAGACCCTGTTACTTTACAAGAAGATGCTAAAGTTGCTGATGCTTTTAAAATTATGAAAGAATACCAAATTGGCGGTATTCCGGTAGTTTCTGTTGATAATGTTTTGGTAGGTATCATCACCAATCGCGATTTACGCTTCCAAAAAGACATGGATCGTAACATCACAGAAGTGATGACTAAAGACAACTTAGTTACAGCGCCAGAAGGTACAACTTTGGGTCAGGCCGAAATCATCTTACAAGATTATAAAATTGAGAAGCTGCCGGTTATTAGTAAAGATGGTAAACTAAGCGGATTAATCACTTTCAAAGACATCCAAAAATTCAAAAATTTCCCTAAAGCTTGTAAAGACGAGCATGGTCGTTTACGTGTTGGTGCAGCAGTTGGTGTTACGCCTGATGCTTTAGATCGTGTTAAAGCCCTTGTGAAATCTGGTGTTGATGTTATTGCTATTGATACAGCCCATGGTCACTCTAAAGGCGTTATAGATAAATTAAAAGAAGTTAAAGCGGTTTTCCCTGATTTACAAATTATAGCTGGTAATGTGGCTACCGCAGAAGGTGCTAAAGCTTTAGCTGATGCTGGTGCCGATGCTGTAAAAGTTGGTATTGGACCGGGTTCTATTTGTACCACCAGAATTATTGCTGGTGTGGGTGTACCTCAATTATATGCTGTTTACGAAGCAGCAAAAGGTTTAGCAGGAACCGGAGTACCTGTTATTGCTGATGGCGGTATTAAACATACTGGAGACATAGCCAAAGCCATTGCAGCAGGAGCGGGTTCTATTATGGCCGGGTCTTTATTTGCAGGGGTAGAGGAATCACCAGGCGAAACCATCATTTACGAAGGACGTAAGTTTAAATCTTACCGTGGTATGGGCTCTGTTGAGGCTATGGAGCAAGGTTCTAAAGACAGGTATTTCCAAGATGTAGAAGATGACATCAAAAAATTAGTTCCAGAAGGTATAGTGGGGCGTGTGCCTTATAAAGGAACTTTAATGGAAGTGATGCATCAATACGTAGGTGGTTTAAGAGCAAGTATGGGTTATTGCGGTGCTAAAGATATAGAGACTTTACAAAAAGCACAATTTGTGAAAATAACAGCTTCAGGTATCAGAGAATCTCACCCTCATGATATTACCATTACGAAAGAAGCGCCTAATTATAGTAGGTAA
- a CDS encoding TlpA family protein disulfide reductase, translated as MRNKENTTKFKCIILSIEKSSYTSWIFILIIFLSVQQSVAVTQYHPIIVAGKSKITGVIKNLSPSARDSIFVHIAVPNPISGETVKYKAIVDQSGKFAIDAEVETNNTLISLYTNINPSKYFFLKLTNGGITHVDITYNSKNQIDSINTNLDMNQNDIVNGMEVLGKIISHKSGRKPQSLYNETPDYFLNYAKTILLGRLEILKSNTDISEEYKEILAKDFHLFLYKSHVFNYEDEMMLNYRNTNGGKSDKTDFIKIDRTYYRFLKDFNLNDPQYLNTPTFLEFQKEILRNEILNLPLIEELDIPSWLSKVKATLSDLVGFNDGQYYDILAANAYARQLNEELRPLSKKQKENISNYWGNGEIAKILFRKNQQVVELDKFKAPVVLNDVSSVTNEKLIATILSKYKNKAVFIDLWATWCGPCLDAMQRFRNTKNQFRDKDIVFVYLTNASSPKKLWEEKIKGIGNEHYYLTNSQWEYIMNMFKFEGIPSYLLYDKKGILVNKFTAFPESEEVKEMIDNLL; from the coding sequence ATGAGAAACAAAGAAAATACTACGAAATTCAAATGTATAATTTTATCTATTGAAAAGTCATCTTATACCTCTTGGATATTCATCCTTATAATCTTTTTATCAGTTCAACAATCAGTTGCTGTGACGCAATACCACCCTATCATAGTAGCAGGTAAATCAAAAATAACAGGAGTAATAAAAAATCTTAGTCCTTCTGCAAGAGATAGCATTTTCGTACATATTGCAGTTCCAAATCCTATTTCAGGTGAGACTGTCAAATATAAAGCAATAGTTGACCAGTCTGGAAAATTCGCTATTGATGCTGAAGTAGAAACAAATAATACACTCATTTCTCTGTATACCAATATAAATCCAAGTAAGTATTTTTTTCTTAAACTAACAAATGGTGGTATTACTCATGTTGATATTACCTATAATTCCAAAAATCAGATTGATAGCATAAATACTAATCTTGACATGAATCAAAATGATATAGTTAATGGAATGGAAGTATTAGGTAAAATAATAAGTCATAAATCTGGTAGAAAACCTCAATCTCTATATAATGAAACGCCTGATTATTTTCTTAATTACGCCAAAACTATCTTATTAGGAAGATTAGAGATTTTAAAGAGTAACACAGATATTTCGGAAGAATACAAAGAAATTTTAGCTAAAGATTTCCACTTATTCTTGTATAAATCTCATGTATTTAATTACGAAGATGAGATGATGTTGAATTATCGAAACACTAATGGAGGTAAAAGCGATAAGACTGACTTTATTAAGATTGATAGAACATATTATCGTTTTCTAAAAGACTTCAATCTTAATGACCCACAATATCTAAATACTCCAACTTTCTTAGAATTTCAAAAAGAAATTTTAAGAAATGAAATCTTAAATCTCCCTCTAATAGAAGAACTTGACATCCCCTCTTGGTTAAGTAAAGTAAAAGCTACCTTATCTGATTTAGTTGGATTTAACGATGGTCAATATTATGATATTTTAGCTGCTAATGCCTATGCCAGACAGCTAAATGAAGAATTAAGACCTCTTAGCAAAAAGCAGAAAGAAAACATCTCAAACTATTGGGGAAATGGAGAAATTGCAAAGATACTCTTTAGAAAAAACCAGCAAGTTGTTGAATTAGATAAATTCAAAGCTCCTGTTGTTTTAAATGATGTCTCATCGGTTACCAATGAAAAGTTAATAGCAACAATTCTTTCTAAGTACAAAAATAAAGCCGTTTTTATTGACCTCTGGGCTACTTGGTGTGGGCCTTGTCTGGATGCTATGCAAAGATTTAGAAATACCAAAAATCAGTTTAGAGATAAAGATATTGTGTTTGTTTATTTAACAAATGCCTCTTCACCAAAAAAATTATGGGAAGAAAAAATTAAAGGAATAGGAAATGAACATTATTACCTTACGAATAGTCAATGGGAATACATCATGAATATGTTTAAGTTTGAGGGTATTCCATCCTATCTATTATATGATAAAAAAGGAATACTTGTCAATAAATTTACCGCTTTCCCTGAAAGTGAAGAAGTAAAAGAAATGATTGATAATTTATTGTAA
- a CDS encoding TlpA disulfide reductase family protein codes for MSKIILITLFYVLFFGLNSLSQPKTYNFTIEGTSNIEKGTIILELAADSSLYPEELRNIKADVINGKFEIKGNIPHPLAYRISYGDRAYLSGLFVIDKGYQKIVLDTLLNKKVPQISNKIMSHDYQNYLNHFQELTQQYNALNSKWDSIKTQTNNKIPTEINTHLNQELKRLYRLTDSTLLTYVIKNPDSYYAFWRLAELHQFGFESTFFTIFNSFDKTIQNSFSGKNLYQNLLKGNELSIGKKIPKFIALNQQNDALSSNFYQEYKYTLVDFWYSNCGPCIAQFKELNEIYTKYHQQGFEIIGISTDRQKEKSKWIAAIHKHKLLWPQYWDIDGKESSMFSIQAFPTNLLIDSTGKIIAKNIKPSELYIFLNKSL; via the coding sequence ATGTCTAAAATCATTCTCATAACCTTATTTTACGTTTTATTTTTTGGACTTAACTCCTTATCACAACCTAAAACCTATAATTTCACAATTGAAGGAACTTCAAATATTGAAAAAGGAACCATAATTTTAGAATTGGCAGCAGACTCTAGTCTTTATCCAGAAGAATTAAGAAATATCAAAGCTGATGTAATTAATGGTAAATTTGAAATAAAAGGTAATATACCCCATCCTCTCGCCTATCGTATATCTTATGGTGATAGAGCTTATTTATCTGGACTATTTGTTATTGATAAAGGTTATCAAAAAATAGTACTTGATACACTTTTAAACAAAAAAGTCCCACAGATTTCTAACAAAATCATGAGTCATGATTATCAAAATTACCTAAATCATTTTCAAGAATTAACACAGCAGTATAACGCTTTAAATAGTAAATGGGATAGTATTAAAACGCAAACAAACAATAAAATTCCTACAGAAATTAACACGCATCTAAATCAAGAATTAAAAAGACTATACCGCTTAACAGATAGCACCTTACTAACTTATGTAATCAAAAATCCTGATTCTTATTATGCTTTTTGGAGATTAGCCGAACTTCATCAATTTGGCTTCGAAAGCACATTCTTCACTATCTTTAACAGCTTTGATAAAACCATCCAAAATTCTTTTTCTGGGAAAAATCTCTATCAAAATCTCTTAAAAGGGAATGAATTATCCATAGGGAAAAAGATACCAAAATTTATAGCATTAAACCAACAAAACGATGCCCTTTCTTCCAACTTTTACCAAGAGTACAAATACACTTTAGTAGATTTTTGGTATAGCAACTGTGGACCATGCATCGCTCAATTTAAAGAGCTAAATGAAATTTACACCAAGTACCACCAACAAGGCTTCGAAATAATAGGCATATCTACAGACCGTCAAAAAGAAAAATCTAAATGGATAGCTGCCATTCATAAACATAAACTCTTATGGCCGCAATATTGGGATATTGATGGAAAAGAAAGCTCGATGTTTTCTATTCAAGCTTTCCCAACCAATTTATTAATTGATTCTACTGGAAAAATCATAGCAAAAAACATCAAGCCTTCAGAATTATATATTTTCTTAAATAAGTCACTTTAG
- a CDS encoding M16 family metallopeptidase, translating into MLDRNTAPQFKNIEDIHFIQASKHQLANEIPVFIINAGDQELVRIEFIFKNVNWDIQKPLLSLAANTMLNDGTSNLSGAEIANKIDYYGAFFQTEYGLDRSAVVLYSLNKHLPNTLPIIKEVLTDSVYPEKEVDTFINNQKQKLKVSLEKNDFLARRQFSKAIFGDTIYGFSSSLEDYDALNQADLRQHFEQTYHPENCTIVVSGKVNEDILTLLNSLFGAWKSDVAFKPNTVEFKAADEKYHYIEKAQALQSAIRIGMPSINRKHQDFPALQVLNTILGGYFGSRLMANIREDKGYTYGIGSANVSLEQAGYFFIASEVGTDVCADTLVQIEKEVYILKTQLIGDEELALVKNYLLGSLLGSLENAFSHADKFKNIYFFNQDYEYYTNYINTIKTINAPQLLELANKYWDFDQFYKVIVGKV; encoded by the coding sequence ATGTTAGATAGAAACACAGCGCCTCAGTTTAAAAATATTGAGGATATACATTTTATACAAGCCAGCAAGCATCAATTAGCTAATGAGATTCCGGTTTTCATCATCAATGCTGGTGATCAAGAATTGGTAAGGATAGAGTTTATCTTCAAAAATGTTAATTGGGATATTCAAAAGCCACTATTATCATTAGCGGCCAATACCATGTTAAACGATGGTACTAGTAATTTAAGCGGAGCAGAGATTGCTAATAAAATAGATTATTATGGCGCATTTTTTCAAACCGAATATGGTTTAGACCGATCTGCGGTTGTGCTTTACTCTTTAAATAAGCATTTGCCAAATACCTTACCTATTATCAAAGAAGTTTTAACAGATTCTGTTTATCCTGAAAAGGAAGTTGATACATTTATCAATAATCAAAAACAAAAGTTAAAAGTAAGCTTAGAAAAGAACGATTTTTTAGCAAGAAGACAGTTTAGCAAGGCTATTTTTGGTGATACCATTTATGGTTTTTCATCAAGTTTGGAAGATTATGATGCTTTAAATCAAGCAGATTTAAGACAGCATTTTGAGCAAACTTATCATCCAGAAAATTGCACCATAGTGGTTTCTGGGAAGGTAAATGAAGATATTTTAACGCTTTTAAATAGCCTTTTTGGTGCATGGAAAAGCGATGTTGCTTTTAAACCTAACACGGTTGAATTTAAAGCTGCGGATGAGAAATATCATTACATAGAAAAAGCACAGGCTTTACAATCAGCTATAAGAATCGGGATGCCTTCTATCAATAGGAAACATCAGGATTTTCCTGCTTTACAAGTGCTAAATACAATTTTAGGCGGATATTTTGGTAGCAGATTGATGGCTAATATCAGAGAAGATAAAGGTTATACTTATGGTATAGGTTCTGCAAATGTATCTTTAGAACAAGCCGGATACTTTTTTATTGCTTCTGAGGTAGGTACCGATGTTTGTGCTGACACTTTGGTACAAATAGAAAAGGAAGTTTATATCCTTAAAACCCAATTAATTGGTGATGAAGAACTAGCCTTGGTTAAAAATTATCTTTTAGGAAGTCTATTAGGCAGCTTAGAGAATGCTTTTTCACATGCCGATAAGTTTAAGAATATTTATTTCTTTAATCAGGATTATGAATATTATACAAATTATATCAATACCATTAAAACCATTAATGCGCCACAATTATTAGAATTAGCTAATAAATATTGGGATTTTGACCAATTTTATAAGGTAATTGTAGGGAAGGTTTAG
- a CDS encoding M16 family metallopeptidase produces the protein MIHFERFTLENGLKVLVHEDHTTPMAVLNILYDVGARDEHPDKTGFAHLFEHLMFGGSINIPSYDEPLQRVGGENNAFTSNDITNYYITLPAVNLETAFWLESDRMLSLAFSEKSLEVQKNVVCEEFKQRYLNQPYGDVWLKLRPLVYKKHSYQWATIGKELSHIENAEMADVKAFFKKHYNPQNAIMVVGGAVDKAKVKELAEKWFGPIPAGEKYHRNLPEEPKQVAEVKETVYADVPLNAIYKAFKMPGKMEQEYPAIDLISDILSQGKSSRLYRNLVKEQQLFSDINAYNFGSLDKGMFIVEGRLNPGISVETAEAAIWAELEQLKKEWVADDELTKVKNKFESTLTFSEMSLLDRAMNIAFYELMGDASLFNTEVDKYLSVTAAHIQEQAQQLFTKEQATTLYYLAK, from the coding sequence ATGATTCATTTTGAGCGATTTACTTTAGAAAACGGTTTAAAAGTTTTGGTACATGAAGACCATACTACGCCCATGGCTGTTTTAAATATTTTATATGATGTAGGGGCTAGAGATGAACATCCGGACAAAACGGGTTTTGCCCATTTATTTGAACATTTAATGTTTGGGGGCTCTATAAATATACCTTCTTATGATGAGCCTTTACAGCGTGTTGGAGGCGAAAATAATGCTTTTACCAGTAACGATATCACCAACTATTATATCACTTTACCTGCGGTAAATTTAGAGACTGCTTTTTGGCTAGAATCTGATAGGATGCTGAGTTTAGCTTTCTCTGAAAAAAGCTTAGAGGTACAAAAAAATGTTGTTTGCGAAGAATTTAAGCAGCGTTACCTTAATCAGCCTTACGGCGATGTTTGGTTAAAACTACGTCCTTTAGTTTACAAAAAGCACTCTTACCAATGGGCAACCATAGGTAAAGAGTTATCGCATATAGAAAATGCCGAAATGGCTGATGTAAAAGCTTTTTTCAAAAAGCACTATAACCCACAAAATGCTATTATGGTAGTAGGCGGAGCGGTTGATAAAGCAAAAGTTAAAGAGCTGGCAGAGAAATGGTTTGGGCCCATCCCGGCAGGGGAAAAATACCATAGAAACTTACCTGAAGAACCTAAGCAAGTGGCAGAAGTTAAAGAAACTGTATATGCTGATGTTCCTTTAAATGCAATTTATAAAGCTTTTAAAATGCCAGGGAAAATGGAGCAGGAATATCCGGCTATAGATTTAATTTCGGATATTTTGTCTCAAGGGAAATCATCAAGGTTATACCGTAACCTAGTTAAAGAGCAACAGTTATTTAGTGATATTAATGCTTATAATTTTGGCAGTTTAGATAAAGGTATGTTCATTGTTGAAGGCAGGTTAAACCCAGGTATAAGTGTAGAAACCGCAGAAGCAGCTATTTGGGCCGAGCTAGAACAGCTTAAAAAAGAATGGGTTGCTGATGATGAATTAACTAAAGTGAAGAATAAGTTTGAGTCTACCTTAACTTTTTCTGAAATGAGTTTGCTAGACAGAGCCATGAATATTGCTTTTTATGAGTTAATGGGAGATGCTTCACTTTTTAATACTGAAGTTGACAAATATTTAAGTGTTACAGCGGCTCATATTCAAGAGCAAGCACAGCAATTGTTTACCAAAGAACAAGCCACTACATTATATTATTTAGCTAAATAA